Part of the Impatiens glandulifera chromosome 8, dImpGla2.1, whole genome shotgun sequence genome is shown below.
ctccaattccaattccaatgccaattccagggctatcaaacacacccttagagaagaaagatgaggaAGCATTTCAGATAGATTCAAGGCAAGTAGAGAAATTTAAGGGTAGAAAAAGGTTTCCTAATAAACAGGATAGATGTAAGAATCTGAAATTGGATGaacttataaacaaaaatagaaaaaaataaatattataagtgaataaatataagttttattatttttaaataattatatatatatatatatatttaatttcaaagtgtccgcAATTATCGGGTcaagagttatggttaattttgatatattaagtattttttaattattagtcatataaattatatatatgcttaatatgcttacacaaaattataaatataaatcaacaatcttGAGTGATTTAATGGTTGGAGTGTTAAAGGCTATATAATGGAGACTATGGTTCAAATTCTGTTAggcataatttttaaactattaaaaaaatttgatggttaatatgtgaaataaaattgttaatttatcgAAGTGCGTAAATGGTTGGATGCGATGAAATTGGTGGGTGAGTAATAACATTCTCaaaattagaggtcgattgggatGGATGGTTAAAACGTGCGATAAAATTCATAGTtgggtaaatgacattcacaaTATGGAAGGAAATGATATGTTGTTTGTTGATTTAACCAAAGTGAGGATAAATAAGTCAGGTTGTTTATTgtaaatatgtgaggagatggattatttgaccaaaataaaagtaaagtttcgagagatgagaggtcgattaagaTTAGTGGGATAAatatgtggaatgagatggttttgGTTAATGAAAGTAAGTAAGGTCATgctatgagaggtcgattgggagATTGATATGTCAAAATGATGGTAAAAGAGAATAGTAACGTTGGAAATTGTTGATTTAACCGAAACAAAATTGTGTAAGGTCACACAATATGAGAGgttggataaatgtggaatgagatggttagttatccgaagtaaagataaaaagtcaggttgtatattgtaaaatatgtgagtaGATGGGTAAGTTGGTGATGTTGAAGAtagttgatttgaccgaagtgaaagtgtaaggtcacatatGAGTGGTCGATTATTGgggtggataaatatggaatgagatgaatGATTAGccaaattgaggataaagaaggtcgggttgtatattataaaatatgttaggagATGAGTTGTTTGACGAAGTGAAAACAAGGtatcgagatgagaggtcgattgtgaattggtggataaatgtggaatgagatggttaattaGTCAAAGTAAAAGTAATGTAACGAGACGAGAGGTTAATTGAGGTGGATAGATGTGGAATAAGATGTATGGTTAGTCGAAGTGATATGAAGAATGTcgggttgtatattataaaatatgtgagaaaatgagttgtttgatgaagtgaaagtaaggtatTCGAGAGaatagaggtcgattgtgattggtggataaatatggaatgagatgatttttgattaatcgaagtgaaagtaaggtaaagagatagaggtcgattgagaaataaattaatattggtggttaaaatatgcgaggagattagttgtttgaccgaagtgaaaattaaggtcacgagatgagaactctaatttgaatttgtagataaatgtgaaatgagatggttGATTAGTCTGAATAatttaaggtcacgagataagaggtcaattgagattgatggGCTAAAGTGAGGGTAAGAAAGAGACCggtaatgtttgagattttttatttgaccaaaatgaatgtgaggtcacgagatgaaaggtacattgagaaaaaatatgtgatgataTATATGAGAAGACGAATTGttttaccgaaatgaataaaatttggaatgagagtgttctgttttttattttaatatattatccgtaatttattaaaaattttaaacaatgacatattataataatttttttttatatttttatcatatgcATCTCAtgaatctttttaattaaattaaaaatatttaataattatggaGTAATGTCATGTtgttattgtaatttttttttaaaaacactaGTCACGCATATGAAGGGactaaacaatattttcttgtgttttttttattttatgtaaaaattgaatccttcatttttttttattataatttgaactATTCTAATAAGTTAATTTGTTAATCTTGATTAATTTCCTGCAAATACATtacttaattgttttttattttttagtattaattGAAAGATTGGTTATATTATACTAACTCagtataaattatgaaaattagaAAAGAGATTTCATATATTACTTCAgatttatatatagagatttcATAAATTACTCTCCATTTAATTTCACGCTGCAACAAATAAGAAAAGTAGATTCCTTCAAATCTCATTGTCAAAGATCAGCATTACAATTTTCTCATACTAAAACTTGTATTGTTTAGTTAGCTAGCAATGGAGACAATTAAATTAACCTTTCATATAGTTTTTCTTAATTgctagttattatttattaaaaatttgggaaataataagtaaataaacgGACACTCAAATCAGACTTAAACTAATCTAATCAACATTAACATAAAATACTATTATCTGCTATTAATTTTGATAGATAATTACAAAATCGAAAATAAATTCTCTAAATATAGAAGAGTGATAGAGAGATAATTTGATGAAAGAAATAAGAAAGTGAATGACTTGCatcattttattgattggaaaaataaaaaaattatagaaatgagctaaaaattatttaattatagttaTAATTCCAAACCAGAacttttaaatagttataattccATACATATGAtctacaaactttattttttttattaataataaagttatacaatattttttgcTTAAacattattcataaaaaatgtatattgtTTATGTTTGCacaaaaaatctataaaaataatttaatcattattagaaaaaataatatatacatggATAATAATCTACTTAATAATGTTATATCAAATGaaacatcaaacaaaaattcaatCTCAGCTTTGgctttagatttttaaaatgagattgcctttgtgaataaataaaaaaagctTAAATACAaggatttaaaattatgttcGATCTCATATTATCTTTCTACATGTAACACTATATAATTGTCCATATTATCTTGCACCAAAATATTGAGAAGCTTGTTTTAAAATGGCTATTAATTCTGTCCCACTGGCagcttcttctcttcttctactGCTGCTGATTCTCTGTTCATGCAGCGGTTCATTTGGAAACCAAGACCCCGTGAATTCTGACCTGAAAGTTCCCGTGCCGGAGTTCATAAATACCGTGAAGGGGATGCTCAAAGTCGTCCAAAGTGTTACCTCCACGGTATTGAAATTCAGCCGCGGATTTGGGAATTCCCGGCTGTCCAATGCAATCTCCGACTGCCTTGATATGCTTGATCTCTCGTCCGAGGAGCTAAGCTGGACCCTATCCGCTTGTCAGAATGGCAGTCAAGGTGAtgaattaacaataataaatgaaCTACCTAGGAAGATTTAATGTTAACCAAATATTCTCGGACTTGCAGGAAAGGATAAAGGTGAGGGCGGCACTGGAAATCAAGGTTTGGATATGAAGACATGGCTTAGTGGAGCCCTGGTGAATCTGGATACGTGCATTGATGGATTTGAAGGCACCAATAGCTTTGTCCAAAAGGTGGTCGCAGGGGGGCTCAGCAAAATCTCGACCCTAGTCCTTAACAGCCTCCACCAAATTCAGGATAAAATTCCTAATAATATTGGTGCAAGTGTCGTGGTGATCGGGAACCGCCAATTTCCTCCGTGGTTAAATGGAACAGACAAGGGACATCTAGAGACTAACCGGCTGCCGATTGACGTCGTGGTGGCAATAGACGGCTCCGGGAAGTTCACTAAGATTGTGGATGCAATAGCCGCCGCACCTGAACTCAGCACGAAGCGGTATGTGATCCAGGTGAAAAAGGGAGTGTATAATGAGTACGTGGAGATTAGTAAGAAGAAATGGAATATCATGATGATAGGAGAAGGGATGGATAACACCATTATTACAGGTAACCACAGTTACAAAGGCGGTTGGACAACCTATCGATCTGCCACATTCGGTATGTTTCAAATTCATcgtattttttcttttatatcattttcatatatatatatatatatatatatatataacccggACGGAGGACATGCATGCAGGTGTGAAAGGGAAAGGATTCATAGCAAGAGACATCACCTTTGAAAACACTGCCGGTCCTGAAATGCACCAAGCCGTCGCATTCAGGTCCGACTCCGACTTATCAGTTCTACACCGATGCGGCTTTAGGGGCTACCAGGACACCCTCTACGCCCACTCCATGCGCCAATTCTATAGCGAGTGCAGAATTTCGGGCACGGTGGATTTCATCTTCGGCGACGGAACGGTCGTCTTCCAGAACTGCCAGATTCTGGCCCGGAAAGGCCTGCCCGGCCAAAAGAACGTGGTAACTGCTCAAGGCAGGAAGGACCCGGTCGAGCCGAGCGGGTTCTCCATCCAATTCTGCAACATTACGGCGGAACCCGACGTGCTGGCGTCCCTTAACACCACGACTACATATTTGGGGCGACCCTGGAAATTGTACTCGAGGACGATATTCATGCAATCCTACATAGGCATAGCGATAAAGGCAGAGGGGTGGCTGGAGTGGGATGGGAATTTCGCCCTGGACACGCTTTGGTACGGAGAGTACATGAATCATGGGCCATCCTCGGGTCTGCAAGGCCGCATCAAGTGGCCTGGATTTCACCCCGTGATAGATTCTTCCCAGGCAACTAATTTCACGGTGGGGAAATTCATTTCGGGTGACACTTGGTTGCCTTCTACCGGCATCAACTACAAAGCCGGACTCTAAGTTTAACTCAGAGTGTTTCTTAATCCcgtcttcttattcttcttcttcttctttccctgaacaataacataaataataaaaattaattcttcaacatttgtttgGGTTTAACATCAATTACAGTCTAAAATTCATCATGACATGCATGGAAGATGTATACTGACTATTttgggagagagagagagagatggtTTCCCAAAAAAAGATGGTTTAGAAAAGCGAAATAATGTGGAACACTCGTTGTTATCCAAACGTCCGTTGAGCCaactgatttttaaaattctgaACAAACAAAGCTCCTACAATTTCTCCTCTAACTTAATTGGCGAGTACcagattatcatatttattaaaaagccCCCCATAAGATCGCACCCCATTTGCCAGAAAACACCTATAGCCAGAGACAGATAGATTGATAGATAGATATAGAAAAAGAGAAGGCCTGTATCAAGATCACACACCCTGAATTGTATACCTAAGGCAGAGACGTAGCCGAGATCTCTGCCTGAGGTGAAATAacagaataataataataataatcataattataaaaaatggcGTTTCAGGACTTTGATTATATCTCCGAACGTCGGAAAAATGAGCAGAAACAGAAGGCCAAGAACCGTATTATGATCGGTGTCGTCCTCTTCCTCGCTGTTCTCGTCCTGATCGCGGCTGCGGCCTGCGCATATGTCTACATAAACCGCAACTCCGCCGCAGACGGAAAAACTGGCAAGCATAGCACCAACCATCCAAACCCTGCCAAAGATAAAGCAGCACATGCTAAAGACGACGGTAATGCCGCAACTCTAAAGGCAGTTAAGATGCTCTGTAGCTCTACGGACTACATACAAACCTGCCAGGACAGCCTCTCCAAGTACATCGGTTCCAATGCCACCGCCAGCAAGCAGCCGAAGGATCTTCTCCAAGCTGCCATCTCCGTTGTCTCCGCAGAGCTCCAAAAGGTCTACGACAAAGTCTCCACAATGAACTTCGATACCCCCGAGCTCAAAGGAGCCTTTGAGGATTGCAAGGTACTATTCCAAGACGCAAAGGATGAGCTCAATTCCTCCGTCTCCAGTGTCCATCAACAGACCACAACAAGTCTATCGTCCTCAACTCCCGACCTCAACAACTGGCTGAGCGCCGTCATGTCCTACCAGGAAACCTGCATCGACGGGTTTCCTGATGGAGACGTGAAGACATCCATGAATACGTCCCTACAGAGCGTCAAGGAGCTCACCAGCAATTCCCTCGCCATTGTCAATCAAGTCTCCGGGTTGTTCTCAGCGGTCAACTTTGGGGCAAGCCGTCGCCTTTTGGACCATGATGGGCTGCCTTCGTGGATGTCAGACGAA
Proteins encoded:
- the LOC124912487 gene encoding pectinesterase/pectinesterase inhibitor PPE8B-like; the protein is MAINSVPLAASSLLLLLLILCSCSGSFGNQDPVNSDLKVPVPEFINTVKGMLKVVQSVTSTVLKFSRGFGNSRLSNAISDCLDMLDLSSEELSWTLSACQNGSQGEGGTGNQGLDMKTWLSGALVNLDTCIDGFEGTNSFVQKVVAGGLSKISTLVLNSLHQIQDKIPNNIGASVVVIGNRQFPPWLNGTDKGHLETNRLPIDVVVAIDGSGKFTKIVDAIAAAPELSTKRYVIQVKKGVYNEYVEISKKKWNIMMIGEGMDNTIITGNHSYKGGWTTYRSATFGVKGKGFIARDITFENTAGPEMHQAVAFRSDSDLSVLHRCGFRGYQDTLYAHSMRQFYSECRISGTVDFIFGDGTVVFQNCQILARKGLPGQKNVVTAQGRKDPVEPSGFSIQFCNITAEPDVLASLNTTTTYLGRPWKLYSRTIFMQSYIGIAIKAEGWLEWDGNFALDTLWYGEYMNHGPSSGLQGRIKWPGFHPVIDSSQATNFTVGKFISGDTWLPSTGINYKAGL